One Lebetimonas natsushimae DNA segment encodes these proteins:
- a CDS encoding glutamate-5-semialdehyde dehydrogenase, protein MEKVLQNVKEASRITATLKGEIKRKILNEMADSLEKNQNQIIEANKKDLEYAKNANLSSALIDRLLLDEKRIKAMAEALRDIAKLKDPVGRVIDGWVLDNGLRIEKIKIPIGVIGIIYESRPNVTSDAAGLCFMSGNACILKGGKEAMNSNITIIEILQYVLEKNKLPKEAISLIPDYSRDGVSWLIRQDKYVDLIIPRGGEKLIKFVSENSKVPVVKHDKGLCHVYVHEDANLDEAVKICINAKVQRPGVCNAMETLLVDKNIAGKFLPKIKEAMENEGVELRGCEITLEYIDIKKATEEDWHTEYLDKILSIKIVDNLEDAIAHIETYGSGHSDSIVTENYSVAEEFLNRVDSACVYVNASTRFTDGGVFGFGAEVGISTNKLHARGPMGIDDLTTYKYKIYGNGQIRN, encoded by the coding sequence ATGGAAAAAGTGTTACAAAATGTAAAAGAGGCCAGCAGAATAACAGCTACATTAAAAGGTGAGATAAAAAGAAAAATTTTAAATGAAATGGCTGATAGTTTAGAAAAAAATCAAAATCAGATTATTGAAGCCAATAAAAAAGATTTGGAATATGCAAAAAATGCTAATCTTTCATCTGCATTGATTGACAGATTGCTTCTTGATGAAAAAAGAATTAAAGCAATGGCTGAAGCACTCAGGGATATTGCAAAACTTAAAGACCCTGTCGGCAGGGTAATAGACGGATGGGTTTTGGACAACGGTCTTAGAATAGAAAAAATAAAAATTCCAATCGGTGTAATAGGTATTATTTATGAATCCAGACCAAATGTTACAAGTGATGCGGCGGGACTTTGTTTTATGAGCGGGAATGCCTGTATTTTAAAAGGCGGAAAAGAAGCGATGAACTCAAATATAACCATTATTGAAATTCTTCAATATGTTTTGGAAAAAAATAAACTTCCAAAAGAAGCTATCTCTTTAATTCCCGATTATTCCCGTGACGGAGTCAGCTGGCTTATCAGACAGGATAAATATGTGGATTTAATTATTCCAAGAGGTGGTGAAAAATTAATTAAATTTGTTAGTGAAAATTCAAAAGTTCCGGTCGTAAAACACGATAAAGGTTTGTGTCATGTTTATGTACATGAAGATGCAAATTTAGATGAAGCAGTGAAAATCTGTATTAATGCCAAAGTTCAGCGTCCTGGTGTTTGTAATGCAATGGAAACTCTTTTAGTGGACAAAAACATAGCAGGTAAATTTTTACCTAAAATAAAAGAGGCAATGGAAAATGAGGGGGTTGAACTTAGAGGATGTGAAATAACACTTGAATATATTGATATAAAAAAAGCAACAGAAGAAGACTGGCATACAGAATATCTTGATAAAATTCTTTCAATTAAAATCGTTGACAATCTTGAAGATGCAATTGCTCACATTGAAACATACGGGAGCGGACACAGTGACAGTATTGTAACAGAAAATTATTCGGTTGCGGAAGAGTTTTTGAACAGGGTTGACAGTGCCTGTGTATATGTGAATGCCTCAACCAGATTTACCGACGGGGGAGTTTTCGGATTTGGAGCTGAAGTTGGAATTTCAACAAATAAACTACATGCAAGAGGTCCTATGGGAATAGATGATTTGACAACATATAAATATAAGATATATGGCAACGGACAGATAAGAAATTAA
- a CDS encoding phosphatase, whose product MIAIDLGSNTIRAVKYDCATNEKLDEFERIIKTADRLVETGGITDEAIERIIEGVLDIKKRFGEDKIKAVATEALRSAKNKEYVLEKIKQQTGVEFEIISAYEEAQYTAIAVESCLGKCGYENERFFLVDIGGGSTELILKNKDNVISESYKLGIVTFTQKYKTPDAIKLAVKKQTKVFKDFIDLVFSTYKKPKIFAASSGTPTSIAALKKGMNYHTYDPEKVNGTVVTLDDLDYWGEKLMKMEMKKREELVGIGRGDLIITGIYIFREIFKLTKYKECVVCDDGVREGVAVSECRMENG is encoded by the coding sequence ATGATAGCAATTGATTTGGGAAGCAATACAATCAGGGCGGTAAAATATGACTGTGCCACAAATGAAAAACTGGATGAATTTGAAAGAATTATAAAAACAGCTGATAGACTGGTAGAGACCGGTGGAATAACTGACGAGGCAATTGAGAGAATAATTGAAGGAGTTTTAGATATCAAAAAAAGATTTGGTGAAGATAAAATAAAAGCTGTTGCAACAGAAGCGCTTAGAAGTGCAAAAAATAAAGAGTATGTATTGGAAAAAATTAAACAGCAAACCGGAGTGGAATTTGAAATAATTTCTGCTTATGAAGAGGCTCAATATACCGCAATTGCAGTAGAAAGCTGCCTTGGAAAGTGCGGATATGAAAATGAGAGGTTTTTTCTGGTAGATATAGGAGGAGGTTCGACTGAACTTATTTTAAAAAATAAAGATAATGTAATAAGTGAGAGTTATAAACTCGGAATTGTAACTTTCACCCAAAAATATAAAACTCCCGATGCGATAAAACTGGCTGTAAAAAAACAGACAAAAGTTTTTAAAGATTTTATTGATTTAGTATTTTCAACATATAAAAAACCAAAAATTTTTGCTGCAAGCAGCGGTACCCCGACTTCTATCGCAGCTTTGAAGAAAGGAATGAATTATCATACATATGACCCTGAAAAAGTAAACGGGACTGTTGTAACACTTGATGATTTGGATTACTGGGGAGAAAAACTTATGAAGATGGAAATGAAAAAAAGGGAGGAATTGGTTGGAATTGGAAGAGGGGATTTGATAATTACAGGTATTTATATTTTCAGAGAAATTTTTAAACTTACCAAATATAAAGAATGTGTGGTTTGTGATGACGGGGTTAGAGAAGGAGTTGCCGTTTCTGAATGTAGAATGGAAAATGGATAA
- a CDS encoding acetolactate synthase large subunit, translated as MKMTGAQIVIESLIKENVEVVFGYPGGAIMNVYDEIYKQNAFQHILAKHEQGAVHMADGYARATGKVGVAMVTSGPGITNATTGIATAYADSVPMVIISGQVPTTAIGTDAFQEVDAVGISRPITKHNFLVKDVKDLPFIMKEAFYLARSGRPGPVHIDLPKDVTANKTTFNYPEKIDLITYKPTYKGNARAIKRAAEAIKKAKKPVFYIGGGAVLSGASEIIRKIVKLTQIPAVETLMARGVLRYDCPYLFGMVGMHGSYAANMAMNDADLIISLGARFDDRVTGKIDEFAKNADIIHIDIDPSQIGKVIKTKYPIVGDLKLVLEDMMPYLIDGVDPARYEEWREILKRYAELYPLTYNDDDSVIKPQWVIQKTGEIVPEDAVITTDVGQHQMWAAQFYPFTYPRQLITSGGLGTMGFGFPAALGAKRGVKDRVVVNFSGDGSIVMNMQETLAGYKYNLPVINIILNNNYLGMVRQWQTMFYNDRLSETDLSDVQPDFVKLAESMGGIGYRVSKKDEFIEALKDALKQNRVAFIDVQVDRREDVLPMVPPNSPLKNMLVFKEDK; from the coding sequence ATGAAAATGACTGGCGCTCAAATAGTAATAGAGAGTTTGATTAAAGAGAATGTTGAGGTTGTTTTTGGATATCCGGGCGGGGCTATTATGAATGTTTATGATGAAATTTATAAACAAAATGCATTTCAACACATACTTGCAAAGCACGAACAGGGTGCAGTGCATATGGCTGACGGATATGCAAGAGCTACTGGAAAAGTCGGTGTTGCAATGGTTACAAGTGGCCCAGGTATTACTAATGCAACAACAGGAATTGCGACAGCATACGCTGATTCTGTTCCGATGGTAATTATTTCAGGGCAGGTACCGACTACTGCAATCGGTACTGATGCATTTCAGGAAGTTGATGCTGTTGGAATTTCAAGACCTATTACAAAACACAATTTTCTTGTAAAAGATGTGAAAGATTTACCATTTATTATGAAAGAGGCTTTTTATCTTGCTCGTTCGGGAAGACCGGGACCGGTGCACATTGATTTACCAAAAGATGTGACAGCTAATAAAACCACATTTAATTATCCTGAAAAAATAGATTTAATTACTTATAAACCTACATATAAAGGAAATGCCAGGGCTATTAAAAGGGCAGCTGAGGCAATAAAAAAAGCAAAAAAACCTGTTTTTTATATTGGTGGTGGTGCTGTACTTAGCGGTGCTAGCGAAATAATAAGAAAAATTGTAAAACTTACTCAAATTCCGGCAGTTGAAACATTAATGGCAAGAGGTGTTTTAAGGTATGACTGCCCATATTTATTTGGAATGGTTGGAATGCACGGAAGCTACGCGGCAAATATGGCTATGAATGATGCAGATTTGATAATTTCGCTTGGTGCCAGATTTGATGACAGGGTAACAGGTAAAATTGATGAATTTGCAAAAAATGCTGATATTATTCATATAGACATAGACCCGAGTCAAATAGGAAAAGTGATAAAAACAAAATATCCGATAGTTGGTGATTTAAAATTAGTTTTAGAAGATATGATGCCTTATTTAATTGATGGAGTCGATCCAGCCAGATATGAAGAGTGGAGGGAAATTTTAAAAAGATATGCCGAACTTTATCCTTTAACTTATAATGATGATGACAGTGTGATAAAACCTCAGTGGGTTATTCAAAAAACTGGTGAAATCGTGCCTGAAGACGCTGTAATTACTACAGATGTCGGTCAGCATCAGATGTGGGCGGCCCAGTTTTATCCGTTTACTTATCCAAGGCAGCTAATAACCAGCGGCGGACTTGGGACCATGGGATTTGGTTTTCCGGCAGCGCTTGGTGCTAAAAGAGGTGTAAAAGATAGAGTTGTAGTTAATTTCAGTGGGGACGGAAGTATTGTTATGAATATGCAAGAGACATTGGCCGGTTATAAATATAATTTGCCTGTAATCAATATTATCTTAAATAACAATTATCTTGGAATGGTAAGACAGTGGCAAACTATGTTTTATAATGACAGACTAAGTGAGACAGATTTAAGCGACGTACAGCCTGATTTTGTAAAGCTAGCTGAAAGTATGGGAGGAATAGGTTACAGGGTCAGTAAAAAAGACGAATTTATTGAAGCGCTTAAAGATGCATTGAAACAAAACAGGGTTGCTTTTATTGATGTTCAGGTTGACAGAAGAGAAGATGTTTTACCTATGGTGCCGCCAAACTCTCCATTAAAAAATATGTTAGTATTTAAGGAAGACAAATGA
- the ilvN gene encoding acetolactate synthase small subunit — MKRIISVILENEHGALARVVNMFAARGYNITSLTVAPIPKSEFSRMTIMSEGDPKVFEQIVKQLYKLIPVYKVIESDDFIEKEMAMVKFPLKEVKDNLADIDAIAGCYNGHISNVNDKHIVVSVVDRPDRIDNFLKAMQAKYHNIEIVRSGVSVIER; from the coding sequence ATGAAAAGAATAATATCAGTAATTTTGGAAAATGAACACGGAGCGCTGGCAAGAGTAGTTAATATGTTTGCAGCGCGCGGATATAATATTACATCTTTGACTGTAGCGCCTATTCCAAAAAGCGAATTTTCAAGAATGACTATAATGAGTGAGGGTGACCCTAAAGTGTTTGAGCAGATAGTAAAACAGCTTTATAAATTAATCCCGGTATACAAAGTAATAGAGAGCGATGATTTTATAGAAAAAGAAATGGCAATGGTCAAGTTTCCATTAAAAGAAGTGAAAGATAATTTAGCAGATATTGATGCGATTGCCGGATGTTATAATGGTCATATCAGCAATGTAAACGATAAGCATATCGTAGTAAGTGTGGTTGACAGACCGGATAGAATTGATAATTTTTTAAAAGCGATGCAGGCTAAATATCATAATATCGAGATTGTAAGAAGCGGGGTAAGTGTTATTGAAAGGTAA
- the lpxD gene encoding UDP-3-O-(3-hydroxymyristoyl)glucosamine N-acyltransferase: MDNEKCKMKNEKKEISLKEICEYLGIECPKTDKKITGINTLQDAGESEISFLENKKYEKFLSHTKAAAVLIRKEDVSKLPEGVIPLITEEPYLKLALLTKLFAFSPWEEGGYQINKGAKVDSSVRIGKGARIGKNVTVMPNTVIGPYVEIDEGSVIYPNVTIYRDTKIGKNVIIHGGSVIGSDGFGYAHTKDGKHVKIYHLGRVVIEDEVEIGANTTVDRAVFGETRIKKGSKIDNLVQIGHNCEIGENTILVSQVGLSGSSKLGQNVIMGGQSATAGHLEIAPFTTIAARGGVTKSIKTPGVYGGFPLMPHTSWLKLQAILSKILKKNNG, translated from the coding sequence ATGGATAATGAAAAATGTAAAATGAAAAATGAAAAAAAAGAAATATCTCTTAAAGAGATTTGTGAATATTTAGGAATTGAGTGTCCTAAAACTGATAAAAAAATAACCGGAATTAATACCCTGCAAGATGCAGGAGAAAGTGAAATAAGCTTTTTGGAAAATAAAAAATATGAAAAATTTTTAAGTCATACTAAAGCCGCGGCAGTTTTAATCAGAAAAGAGGATGTTTCTAAACTGCCAGAAGGTGTTATTCCTTTAATTACAGAAGAACCATATTTAAAACTGGCTTTATTAACAAAACTTTTTGCTTTTTCCCCTTGGGAAGAGGGAGGATATCAGATAAATAAAGGTGCAAAAGTTGATAGCAGTGTAAGGATTGGAAAAGGTGCAAGAATCGGTAAAAATGTAACTGTCATGCCAAATACCGTAATAGGTCCGTATGTTGAAATAGATGAGGGAAGTGTAATTTATCCAAATGTCACAATTTACAGAGACACAAAAATCGGTAAAAATGTAATAATACACGGAGGAAGTGTAATTGGAAGTGACGGATTTGGATATGCCCATACCAAAGATGGAAAACATGTAAAAATTTATCATTTAGGAAGAGTTGTAATTGAAGATGAAGTTGAAATAGGGGCAAACACCACGGTTGACAGGGCAGTATTTGGAGAGACTAGAATAAAAAAAGGCTCTAAAATTGATAATCTTGTGCAAATTGGACATAACTGCGAAATAGGGGAGAATACTATTTTAGTCTCTCAAGTAGGCCTTTCAGGCAGTTCTAAACTTGGACAAAATGTAATAATGGGAGGACAGAGTGCAACTGCCGGACATCTTGAAATTGCCCCGTTTACAACAATTGCGGCAAGAGGAGGGGTTACAAAATCTATAAAAACCCCGGGGGTTTATGGCGGATTTCCACTAATGCCTCATACAAGCTGGTTAAAACTTCAGGCAATTTTGTCAAAAATATTAAAGAAAAATAATGGTTGA
- a CDS encoding macro domain-containing protein, translated as MVEIIKGDIRDFEGDYVVNPSNTILQLGSGVSGVLRQMCPPLQDEMNKYIEKHGFLDPGDIAITVYPCMEYKYVIHAAVMDYRKGAVQIMPDYERIEKICKNIINSVKAGLVISPLLGTGVGGLDKGKVLEIMKTYFQKSSANFKIIIR; from the coding sequence ATGGTTGAAATAATAAAAGGTGATATAAGGGATTTTGAAGGTGATTATGTAGTAAATCCAAGTAATACTATTTTACAGCTTGGAAGCGGTGTAAGCGGTGTTTTAAGACAGATGTGCCCACCGCTTCAGGATGAAATGAATAAATATATTGAAAAACACGGATTTTTAGATCCCGGTGATATTGCTATTACTGTTTATCCATGTATGGAGTATAAATACGTAATTCATGCAGCGGTGATGGATTATAGAAAAGGGGCAGTTCAGATAATGCCTGATTACGAAAGAATAGAAAAAATTTGTAAAAATATAATAAATTCAGTTAAGGCGGGATTGGTTATATCCCCGCTTTTAGGCACAGGTGTCGGAGGCCTTGATAAGGGAAAAGTATTAGAGATAATGAAAACTTATTTTCAAAAATCTTCTGCTAACTTCAAAATTATAATAAGATAA
- a CDS encoding cysteine desulfurase family protein: MIVYLDNNSTTPMDERVKEVYCETTKIFGNVNVIYELGIEARKAMNAAYDIIYPGIGASDEDDIIITSSTTEGNNTVIKTFIDAFLKGSPKKHIITTIAEHSSVKATCAYAKTLGMEVTYLYTDENGRIRLDELENAIREDMALISVLFASNESGAIQPIKEIGEIARKYNIPFHCDGAQAIGKARVNVRELGVDYFTFSAHKFHGPKGIGGLYVREGAPYVNLIHGGNQMGGKRGGSVYLNGMVAMAEALKLANEYLDEMQNRVAKLRDKLEEAILKIPDTKTYVDKKYRLPNSVIASFRGIEGEAMLWDLNVNKIYAATGSSCSSERLEGSEVLEALGEDPEIAHTGIIFSLSRFTTEEEIDYVIEKLPKIVKRLRSISMTYARVKPSE; the protein is encoded by the coding sequence ATGATAGTATATTTGGATAACAACTCTACTACACCTATGGATGAGAGGGTGAAAGAGGTTTATTGTGAAACAACTAAAATTTTTGGAAATGTAAATGTAATATATGAACTCGGAATTGAGGCTAGAAAAGCCATGAATGCGGCTTATGATATTATTTATCCCGGAATTGGTGCGAGTGATGAGGATGATATTATAATTACTTCTTCTACAACAGAGGGAAACAATACAGTAATTAAAACATTTATTGATGCTTTTTTAAAAGGTTCACCTAAAAAACATATTATTACTACGATAGCAGAACACAGTTCAGTAAAGGCTACATGTGCTTATGCAAAAACACTTGGGATGGAAGTTACTTATCTTTATACGGATGAAAACGGAAGAATAAGACTTGATGAACTTGAAAATGCCATTAGAGAAGATATGGCTTTAATTTCAGTTTTATTTGCAAGTAATGAAAGCGGGGCAATTCAGCCGATTAAAGAAATAGGAGAAATTGCAAGAAAATACAATATTCCTTTTCACTGTGACGGTGCTCAGGCCATAGGAAAGGCAAGAGTCAATGTAAGAGAGCTCGGAGTTGATTATTTTACTTTTTCAGCCCATAAATTTCACGGACCAAAAGGAATTGGGGGACTTTATGTAAGAGAGGGGGCTCCTTATGTTAATTTAATTCACGGAGGTAACCAGATGGGCGGAAAAAGGGGCGGAAGCGTATATTTAAACGGAATGGTTGCAATGGCCGAGGCTTTGAAACTGGCCAATGAATATTTGGATGAAATGCAAAATAGAGTGGCAAAATTAAGAGACAAATTAGAAGAAGCAATTCTTAAAATTCCGGATACAAAAACTTATGTTGATAAAAAATACCGCCTTCCAAACAGTGTAATTGCTTCATTTAGGGGAATAGAGGGTGAAGCAATGCTTTGGGATCTGAATGTAAACAAAATTTATGCGGCAACCGGGAGCAGCTGTTCAAGTGAAAGACTAGAGGGCAGCGAAGTGCTTGAAGCACTTGGAGAGGACCCGGAAATTGCACATACAGGAATAATATTTTCGTTAAGCCGTTTTACAACCGAAGAAGAAATAGATTATGTAATAGAAAAACTACCGAAAATTGTAAAAAGACTTAGAAGCATATCAATGACGTATGCCAGGGTAAAACCTAGTGAGTAA
- a CDS encoding iron-sulfur cluster assembly scaffold protein, with amino-acid sequence MGRNDLITGNVWEQYSNKVIERMNNPKYLGEFSEEDAKKRGAKLVVADFGSEACGDSVRLYWLVDPKTDKILDARFKSFGCGTAIASSDMMTELTIGKTVDEAMKITNLDVEKALRDEPNKPAFPPQKMHCSVMAYDVIVEAAAKYKGTDAKKLKNDEIVCECARVTRGEIEEIVRKYNVKTVEELQKYTDAGKYCKSCVAPGGHEERDVYLVDIIKEVQEEMKKEKLQNGSISEKFEDMSLVKKIKAIEEVLDKKIKPALAMDGGSVELIDVKENGDKFEVYLRYLGACASCASGMMTLMGIEDELNRSLNTDKIKVIQV; translated from the coding sequence ATGGGAAGAAATGATTTAATAACAGGAAATGTGTGGGAACAGTATTCAAACAAAGTAATAGAGAGAATGAATAATCCAAAATATTTGGGCGAATTCAGTGAGGAAGATGCTAAAAAAAGAGGTGCTAAACTTGTGGTTGCCGATTTTGGAAGCGAAGCGTGCGGAGACAGTGTTAGGCTTTATTGGCTTGTAGATCCAAAAACAGATAAAATACTTGATGCAAGGTTTAAATCTTTTGGATGTGGGACTGCAATTGCCTCTTCTGATATGATGACAGAGCTTACCATTGGAAAAACGGTTGATGAAGCTATGAAAATTACAAATCTGGATGTTGAAAAAGCCCTTAGGGATGAACCCAATAAACCTGCATTCCCGCCGCAAAAAATGCACTGCTCTGTTATGGCTTATGATGTAATAGTTGAAGCTGCTGCAAAATACAAAGGTACGGATGCCAAAAAGCTAAAAAATGATGAAATAGTGTGTGAATGTGCAAGGGTTACAAGAGGTGAAATTGAAGAAATAGTTAGAAAATATAATGTAAAAACTGTAGAAGAGTTGCAAAAATACACAGATGCCGGTAAATATTGCAAAAGCTGCGTAGCTCCGGGTGGACATGAAGAGAGGGATGTTTATCTTGTTGATATTATTAAAGAAGTTCAGGAAGAGATGAAAAAAGAAAAACTTCAAAATGGCTCTATCAGCGAAAAATTTGAAGATATGAGTCTGGTTAAAAAAATAAAAGCCATTGAAGAGGTGCTTGATAAAAAAATAAAACCGGCTCTGGCAATGGACGGAGGCAGCGTGGAACTTATTGATGTAAAAGAAAACGGAGATAAATTTGAAGTTTATTTAAGATATCTCGGGGCATGTGCAAGTTGTGCAAGTGGTATGATGACTTTGATGGGTATAGAAGATGAATTAAACAGAAGTCTTAATACTGATAAAATCAAAGTAATACAGGTATAG
- a CDS encoding L-aspartate oxidase, which yields MQVDILVIGSGIAGMMAAIEAKELGSNVAIVTKKSPMANNSFMAKGGINAALNNMGDGDSIENHIQDTLKSGLGLAEEEAVRIFCENAPQVVRDLYRKYKVPFTTLPDGRLAQRPFGGTKYKRTCFAADATGPAIMKALNKTLKELEIQTITNHFALNLLINDGKVAGATFLDETTGELKIIQTKAIIVATGGYAGLYRGYTTNITDATGDGVAMGLRAGLEAMDLEFIQFHPTGLEGTNYLISEAARAEGGKLINSDGKEFVDELNTRDFVTRAIVKQLQRGKKVYLDLTMVDKEIINTKLINLKKRVKSLKGIDIAKEPIPINPLAHYTMGGIKTDTYGFTSIEGLFYAGEAGNNGVNGANRLGGNSLSEGAVFGKLTGYEAVKYSHRQKTFVDIPKETVEKDKELIERLRNTKIDTKRVKHEIGELLFNKVGILRNGYALKKALNKLKDLKNSLNVNDETDSNLKEKLECVNAIDISKALTKAALYREESRGAHFRLDFPEQDFSFNHHTITKLED from the coding sequence ATGCAAGTAGATATTTTAGTAATTGGAAGTGGAATTGCTGGAATGATGGCAGCCATTGAAGCAAAAGAGCTTGGCAGCAATGTTGCAATAGTAACCAAAAAATCCCCTATGGCAAACAATTCGTTTATGGCAAAAGGCGGGATCAACGCAGCACTTAATAACATGGGGGACGGAGATTCAATAGAAAACCATATTCAGGACACGTTAAAAAGCGGACTTGGCCTTGCGGAAGAGGAGGCGGTTAGAATATTTTGTGAAAATGCGCCTCAGGTTGTAAGGGATTTATACAGAAAATATAAGGTGCCTTTTACAACATTGCCTGATGGAAGACTTGCCCAACGCCCTTTTGGCGGGACAAAATACAAAAGAACATGTTTTGCGGCAGATGCAACAGGACCTGCCATTATGAAAGCATTGAACAAAACGCTAAAAGAACTTGAAATACAGACCATTACAAATCATTTTGCCCTGAATTTATTAATAAATGATGGTAAAGTAGCAGGAGCTACCTTTTTAGATGAAACTACAGGAGAGCTTAAAATAATTCAAACAAAAGCTATTATTGTAGCGACAGGAGGATATGCAGGGCTTTACAGGGGTTATACCACAAACATAACTGATGCTACTGGTGATGGAGTTGCCATGGGGCTTAGAGCCGGACTTGAGGCAATGGATTTGGAATTTATCCAGTTTCATCCAACTGGTCTTGAAGGTACAAATTATTTAATTTCTGAAGCTGCAAGGGCTGAAGGCGGGAAACTTATAAACAGTGACGGAAAAGAGTTTGTTGACGAACTTAACACAAGGGATTTCGTAACACGTGCCATTGTAAAACAGCTTCAAAGAGGTAAAAAAGTATATCTTGATTTAACAATGGTAGATAAAGAGATTATTAATACAAAACTGATAAACCTTAAAAAAAGGGTAAAATCACTAAAAGGTATAGATATTGCAAAAGAGCCAATTCCGATTAATCCGTTAGCCCACTACACAATGGGCGGAATAAAAACAGACACTTACGGATTCACCTCTATTGAAGGTCTTTTTTATGCCGGAGAAGCGGGAAACAACGGTGTTAATGGAGCAAACAGACTTGGAGGAAATTCTCTTAGTGAAGGTGCGGTATTTGGAAAACTTACAGGTTATGAAGCTGTAAAATATTCTCACAGACAAAAAACATTTGTAGATATTCCAAAAGAAACCGTAGAAAAAGACAAAGAATTAATAGAAAGACTTAGAAACACCAAAATTGACACAAAAAGAGTTAAACACGAAATCGGGGAACTGCTATTCAATAAAGTAGGAATTTTAAGAAACGGATATGCGTTAAAAAAAGCCCTAAACAAATTAAAAGACTTAAAAAACTCCCTAAATGTAAATGATGAAACTGACTCAAATCTTAAAGAAAAATTGGAATGCGTAAACGCTATCGATATTTCAAAAGCCCTAACTAAAGCGGCTCTTTATAGAGAAGAGAGCAGAGGCGCACACTTTAGATTAGACTTCCCGGAACAAGACTTTTCTTTCAACCACCACACAATCACAAAATTAGAGGATTAA
- a CDS encoding plasminogen-binding N-terminal domain-containing protein — MRIIFVLFLFIYSLMGYEVTIKDIQNNEITVDKYVKKGVSGIVLCPYENKGIICAKAVLFGTHGKLDVYDNLKNDSFALPVVFPKVGDKIILAKDYNRVMIIAPNQESYLKTKDILKNKIFISPDIFATFLEEIPTKNDFIMFAKKIDIGLYVFVLDKIYLVDAYSFYTIKSYPLNKNYKYIKPFFTTYNDFTTGESVFSKIKNLFKSDIKNFNEYYKSLIKE; from the coding sequence ATGAGGATAATATTTGTCTTGTTTTTGTTTATATATTCTTTAATGGGGTATGAAGTTACAATAAAAGATATTCAAAATAATGAAATTACGGTTGATAAATATGTTAAAAAAGGTGTTAGCGGAATAGTGTTGTGTCCATATGAAAACAAAGGGATTATTTGTGCAAAAGCTGTATTGTTTGGTACTCATGGTAAACTTGATGTTTATGATAATTTAAAAAACGATTCGTTTGCACTGCCAGTTGTTTTTCCTAAAGTCGGGGATAAAATAATTTTGGCAAAAGACTATAACAGAGTTATGATTATTGCTCCAAACCAGGAAAGTTATTTAAAAACAAAAGATATTCTTAAAAATAAAATTTTTATTTCACCGGATATTTTTGCTACATTTTTAGAAGAAATTCCTACAAAGAATGATTTTATAATGTTTGCGAAAAAAATAGATATTGGACTTTATGTTTTTGTTTTGGATAAAATTTATTTAGTGGATGCTTACAGCTTTTATACTATAAAAAGTTATCCTTTAAATAAAAATTATAAATATATTAAACCATTCTTTACTACATATAATGATTTTACAACAGGAGAAAGCGTTTTTTCAAAAATAAAAAATCTGTTTAAATCTGATATAAAAAACTTTAATGAATATTATAAAAGTTTAATAAAGGAATAA